A genomic window from Flintibacter sp. KGMB00164 includes:
- the argS gene encoding arginine--tRNA ligase translates to MSNMIQAARAQVAQLTQQAYEKAAQAGLLPEGAQVKATIEIPKDTAHGDYASSFAMAGAKALHKAPRAIAQAIVDNLELEGSYFQKVEIAGPGFLNFTLGPKWYGDVLSAVEQEGAEYGANTEGNGEKVMVEFVSANPTGPMHMGNARGGVLGDTLANVLKRDGCNTWKEFYVNDAGNQIHKFAVSINARYMQLIVGEENFPFPEEGYHGDDIKELAQAIYEKHGDSWKDLPEEERLDKLAEYGLSVNIPRMESDLKRYGIVYDQWFFESSLHNSGYVAETVELLEKKGWTYEKDGALWLNTTKLLKEKFMREGKTQEQVDKLDLKDDVLRRGNGFYTYFAADIAYHRNKLEVRGFDKAINIWGADHHGHVARLQAALDGLGLDGSHRLVVVLMQLVNLMQDGKPVRMSKRSGKTIALHDLLDEISVDAARYFFNSRASTSPLDFDLDLAVREDSENPVYYVQYAHARICSLIARLAEEGAQVPKAGDVDAAVLNTPEELALIKALAQFPEEIHLAARDYDPSRINRYLVALAGDFHRFYNACRIKGEEPQVLGARLKLADTVRSVLANGMGLLGVSAPEKM, encoded by the coding sequence ATGTCAAATATGATCCAAGCGGCCCGCGCTCAGGTAGCACAGCTGACTCAGCAGGCCTATGAGAAGGCGGCCCAGGCCGGACTGCTCCCTGAGGGCGCCCAGGTGAAGGCCACCATCGAGATTCCCAAGGACACTGCCCACGGGGACTATGCCTCCTCCTTTGCCATGGCAGGTGCCAAGGCTCTGCACAAGGCTCCCCGGGCCATTGCACAGGCCATTGTGGATAACCTGGAGCTGGAGGGCAGCTACTTCCAGAAGGTGGAGATCGCCGGCCCCGGCTTTTTGAACTTTACTCTGGGCCCCAAGTGGTACGGCGATGTTCTCTCCGCTGTGGAGCAGGAGGGCGCTGAGTACGGCGCCAACACCGAGGGCAACGGCGAGAAGGTCATGGTGGAGTTCGTCTCCGCCAACCCCACCGGCCCCATGCACATGGGCAACGCCCGCGGCGGCGTGCTGGGTGACACCCTGGCCAACGTCCTTAAGCGGGACGGCTGCAACACCTGGAAGGAATTCTACGTCAACGACGCCGGCAACCAGATCCACAAGTTTGCCGTTTCTATCAATGCCCGGTACATGCAGCTCATCGTGGGCGAGGAGAACTTCCCCTTCCCTGAGGAGGGCTACCACGGCGACGACATCAAGGAGCTGGCTCAGGCTATCTACGAGAAGCACGGGGACAGCTGGAAGGACCTGCCCGAGGAGGAGCGGCTGGACAAGCTGGCTGAGTACGGCCTGTCCGTGAACATCCCCCGCATGGAGTCCGACCTGAAGCGCTACGGCATCGTGTACGACCAGTGGTTCTTCGAGTCCTCCCTGCACAACAGCGGCTATGTGGCCGAGACGGTGGAGCTGCTGGAGAAGAAGGGCTGGACCTACGAGAAGGACGGCGCTTTGTGGCTTAACACCACCAAGCTTCTCAAGGAGAAGTTCATGCGGGAGGGCAAGACCCAGGAGCAGGTGGACAAGCTGGACCTGAAGGACGACGTGCTGCGCCGGGGCAACGGGTTCTACACCTACTTTGCCGCTGACATTGCCTACCACCGCAACAAGCTGGAGGTACGCGGCTTTGACAAGGCCATTAACATCTGGGGCGCTGACCACCACGGCCACGTGGCCCGTCTCCAGGCCGCTCTGGACGGACTGGGACTGGACGGCTCCCACCGCCTGGTGGTGGTGCTGATGCAGCTGGTCAACCTGATGCAGGACGGCAAGCCTGTGCGTATGTCCAAGCGTTCCGGCAAGACCATCGCCCTGCACGACCTGCTGGACGAGATCAGCGTGGACGCCGCCCGGTACTTCTTTAACTCCCGGGCCTCTACCAGCCCCCTGGATTTCGACCTGGATCTGGCCGTCCGGGAGGACAGCGAAAATCCCGTGTACTATGTCCAGTACGCCCACGCCCGGATCTGCTCCCTCATTGCCCGTCTGGCTGAGGAGGGCGCTCAGGTGCCCAAGGCCGGGGATGTGGACGCCGCCGTGCTGAACACCCCCGAGGAGCTGGCCCTCATCAAGGCTCTGGCCCAGTTCCCCGAGGAGATCCACCTGGCTGCCCGGGACTACGATCCCAGCCGCATTAACCGCTATTTGGTGGCACTGGCCGGTGACTTCCACCGCTTCTACAACGCCTGCCGCATCAAGGGCGAGGAGCCCCAGGTGCTGGGCGCCCGGCTGAAGCTGGCAGACACCGTGCGTTCCGTGCTGGCCAACGGCATGGGTCTGCTGGGTGTCAGCGCACCGGAGAAGATGTAA
- a CDS encoding methyltransferase, with translation MSKLEQLGPYQLEQRPGVFPLGSDTLALGRFATVRKGWRVCDLGTGSGVLLLLLEERQPGLKLFGLDQDPAAAALAQDNLRHNGLEGQIWTGSWSQTPFQPGSFDLVVSNPPYYAPGSGKDGGPARMEREELDALCRAAARLLRNGGRFALSFPTQRMVDLLEAMRRWDLEPKRLKLLSHTPTKPPYALLVEGVRQGKPGLQVLPCQE, from the coding sequence ATGAGTAAGCTGGAGCAGTTGGGCCCTTACCAGCTGGAGCAGCGGCCCGGAGTTTTCCCGCTGGGAAGCGATACCCTGGCTCTGGGACGGTTTGCCACGGTGCGCAAGGGATGGCGGGTGTGCGATCTGGGGACAGGCAGCGGCGTACTGTTGCTGCTGCTGGAGGAGCGGCAGCCCGGCTTGAAGCTGTTCGGTTTGGATCAGGACCCGGCTGCCGCCGCGCTGGCCCAGGATAACCTGCGGCACAACGGCCTGGAGGGACAGATCTGGACCGGAAGCTGGTCCCAAACCCCTTTCCAGCCGGGCAGCTTTGATCTGGTGGTGTCCAACCCGCCCTACTACGCCCCAGGCAGCGGAAAAGACGGCGGCCCGGCCCGGATGGAGCGGGAGGAGCTGGACGCCCTGTGCCGGGCAGCCGCCCGGCTGCTGCGCAACGGCGGGCGGTTTGCCCTGTCGTTTCCCACCCAGCGGATGGTTGACCTGTTGGAGGCCATGCGCCGCTGGGACCTGGAGCCCAAGCGGCTCAAGCTGTTGTCCCACACGCCCACAAAGCCCCCCTACGCCCTGTTGGTCGAGGGGGTACGCCAGGGCAAGCCCGGTTTGCAGGTGTTGCCCTGCCAGGAATAA
- the citC gene encoding [citrate (pro-3S)-lyase] ligase: protein MAYTLSEIRPDDKRGQTKLRALLEGEGITLDGNLDYTCGLFDEDYQLVATGSTFGCTLRCFAVDHRHQGEGLLNQVVSHLMERQTERGILHQFVYTKCKSAKFFQDLGFYEIARVEGTLSFLENRRGGFSSFCKKLEQDRRPGKSGAIVMNANPFTLGHLSLVERAAKECDTVHLFVLSEEASLVPFDVRWKLVTEGVAHLKNVICHPSGPYMISSATFPSYFLKDEQAVITGHAKLDLTLFGSIAQALGVSVRYVGEEPRSLVTGLYNQIMAQELPKMGIQCVEVPRTQADGQVISASAVRQAIHDGCLEEIQNQLPQTTWNFFHTPEAQPVINAIRGSAEVIHY, encoded by the coding sequence ATGGCCTATACCCTCAGTGAGATCCGCCCCGACGATAAGCGCGGACAAACAAAACTCCGCGCCCTGCTGGAGGGAGAGGGGATCACCCTGGACGGCAATCTGGACTACACCTGCGGCCTGTTTGACGAGGACTACCAGCTGGTGGCCACCGGCAGCACCTTTGGGTGCACCCTGCGCTGCTTTGCGGTAGACCACCGCCACCAGGGGGAGGGGCTTCTCAACCAGGTGGTCTCTCACCTGATGGAGCGCCAGACGGAGCGGGGAATTTTGCACCAGTTTGTCTACACCAAGTGCAAAAGCGCCAAGTTTTTTCAGGACCTGGGTTTTTATGAGATCGCCCGCGTGGAGGGGACCCTCTCCTTCCTGGAGAACCGCCGGGGCGGGTTTTCCTCCTTCTGCAAAAAGCTGGAGCAGGACCGCCGCCCCGGCAAGTCGGGGGCTATCGTCATGAACGCCAATCCCTTCACCCTGGGCCACTTGAGCCTGGTGGAGCGGGCGGCTAAGGAGTGCGACACGGTACACCTCTTCGTCCTCAGCGAGGAGGCAAGCCTGGTGCCCTTCGATGTGCGCTGGAAGCTGGTGACGGAGGGAGTGGCCCATCTGAAAAACGTCATCTGCCACCCAAGCGGCCCTTACATGATCAGCTCTGCCACCTTCCCCAGCTACTTTTTGAAGGACGAGCAGGCGGTGATCACCGGCCACGCCAAGCTGGACCTCACGCTGTTTGGCTCCATTGCCCAGGCACTGGGGGTGAGCGTGCGCTATGTGGGGGAGGAGCCCCGCAGCTTGGTCACCGGCCTTTATAACCAGATCATGGCCCAGGAGCTGCCCAAAATGGGTATCCAGTGCGTGGAGGTGCCCCGCACCCAGGCAGACGGACAGGTCATTAGCGCCAGCGCGGTGCGCCAGGCCATCCATGACGGATGCCTGGAGGAGATTCAAAATCAGCTGCCCCAGACCACCTGGAACTTTTTCCACACCCCTGAGGCTCAGCCTGTCATCAACGCCATCCGCGGCAGCGCGGAAGTCATCCACTACTAA
- the rsmI gene encoding 16S rRNA (cytidine(1402)-2'-O)-methyltransferase, translated as MSGTLYLVPTPIGNLGDISPRMAQTMAEADFIAAEDTRVTMKLLNHLELKKPMVSYYRHNSENSGQSILQRLLAGESCALVTDAGTPAISDPGEDLVALCAQNGVPVVSIPGPCALVTALAASGQPTGRFTFEGFLAMNKKNRRRHLDSLRGEERTMIFYEAPHKLPATLKDLAATFGPERPISLCRELSKLHEEIRRTTLGEAADYYDQNPPRGEFVLVVRGAEPAQEEEATLEDGLARVRALREEGASLRDAVKQAAKELGLSRNELYDMAVSDK; from the coding sequence ATGTCCGGAACCTTATATTTAGTTCCCACCCCCATTGGAAACCTGGGGGACATCTCGCCCCGTATGGCCCAGACCATGGCCGAGGCGGACTTTATTGCCGCCGAGGACACCCGGGTGACCATGAAGCTCCTCAACCATCTGGAGCTGAAAAAGCCCATGGTCTCCTACTACCGCCATAACTCGGAGAACAGCGGCCAGAGCATTTTGCAGCGGCTGCTGGCTGGAGAGAGCTGCGCGCTGGTCACCGACGCGGGCACCCCCGCTATCTCCGACCCGGGAGAGGACCTGGTGGCCCTGTGCGCCCAGAACGGGGTGCCGGTGGTGTCCATTCCCGGTCCCTGCGCCCTGGTTACTGCCCTGGCGGCCTCGGGCCAGCCCACGGGACGCTTCACCTTTGAGGGGTTCCTTGCTATGAACAAGAAGAACCGCCGCCGCCACCTGGACTCTCTCCGGGGGGAGGAGCGGACCATGATCTTCTATGAGGCGCCCCATAAACTGCCCGCCACCCTGAAGGACTTGGCGGCCACCTTCGGGCCGGAGCGCCCGATTTCTCTGTGCCGGGAGCTGAGCAAGCTCCATGAGGAGATCCGCCGCACCACCCTGGGAGAGGCGGCCGACTATTACGACCAGAATCCGCCACGGGGGGAGTTCGTGCTGGTAGTCCGGGGAGCGGAACCTGCCCAGGAAGAGGAGGCCACCCTGGAGGACGGCTTGGCGCGGGTGCGCGCCCTTCGGGAGGAGGGAGCCTCCCTGCGGGATGCGGTGAAGCAGGCGGCCAAGGAACTGGGCCTGTCCCGCAATGAGCTCTACGATATGGCGGTCAGCGACAAGTAA
- the citF gene encoding citrate lyase subunit alpha: MINKVGRDIPDALLTNGREVYQGKNYMDGKYIQKASPRTRRCEKPVDTKVVDSLVEALKQCGAKDGMTFSFHHHLRDGDYVVNQVMAAAIEELGLKDLTIAATSLGSAHDPIADYIEEGKVIGIQTSGIRGRMGEVVSAGKLKTPAIIRSHGGRPRAIEAGEVHIDIAFIAAPTSDCMGNCRGIGGKSNCGSMGYAMSDAKYADHVVVVTDCLVDFPNMPASVEAIDVDAVVVVDSIGNPKKIASAAARISQNPRDLMMAENVAKVIASTPYFKEGFSFQTGVGGPSLAANLFLEQYMDERGIKMGWAIGGICGPMVELLKKGKVGKVIDVQDFDLDAVNSINQTPNHFEMSASQYANPANKGAFVNSLDFVVLAALEIDTGFNVNVLTGSDGVLRGAPGGHPDTAAGSKCCIIVTPLVRGRMATVCEHVVTVTTPGDCVDVLVTDYGIAVNPLRPDLIECLDKAGIPHVTIEELKEKAYSLVGRPDDLEWEDKVVAILEARDGTILDVVRKIKPYDPNKAE; this comes from the coding sequence ATGATTAACAAAGTAGGACGGGATATTCCCGACGCTCTGCTCACCAATGGCCGTGAGGTGTACCAGGGCAAGAACTATATGGACGGCAAGTACATTCAGAAGGCCTCTCCCCGCACCCGCCGGTGCGAGAAGCCGGTGGATACCAAGGTGGTGGACTCCCTGGTGGAGGCCCTCAAGCAGTGCGGTGCCAAGGACGGTATGACCTTCTCCTTCCACCACCACCTGCGGGACGGCGACTACGTAGTCAATCAGGTGATGGCCGCCGCCATCGAGGAACTGGGCCTCAAGGACCTGACCATCGCCGCCACCAGCCTGGGCTCTGCCCACGACCCCATTGCCGACTACATTGAGGAGGGCAAGGTCATCGGCATCCAGACCTCCGGCATCCGTGGTCGTATGGGCGAGGTGGTCTCCGCCGGCAAGCTGAAGACCCCCGCCATCATCCGCAGCCACGGCGGCCGTCCCCGTGCCATTGAGGCCGGCGAGGTCCACATCGACATCGCCTTCATCGCCGCTCCCACCAGTGACTGTATGGGCAACTGCCGGGGCATCGGCGGCAAGAGCAACTGCGGCTCCATGGGCTACGCCATGTCTGACGCCAAGTACGCCGATCATGTAGTGGTGGTCACCGACTGCCTGGTGGATTTCCCCAACATGCCCGCCAGCGTGGAGGCCATTGACGTGGACGCTGTGGTGGTGGTAGACTCCATTGGTAATCCCAAGAAGATCGCCTCTGCCGCTGCCCGCATCTCCCAGAACCCCCGGGACCTGATGATGGCGGAGAACGTGGCCAAGGTCATCGCCTCCACCCCCTACTTCAAGGAGGGATTCTCCTTCCAGACCGGTGTAGGCGGTCCCTCTCTGGCGGCCAACCTGTTTTTGGAGCAGTACATGGACGAGCGGGGCATCAAGATGGGCTGGGCCATCGGTGGCATCTGCGGCCCCATGGTGGAGCTGCTGAAGAAGGGCAAGGTGGGAAAGGTCATCGACGTGCAGGACTTTGACCTGGACGCGGTGAACTCCATCAACCAGACCCCCAATCACTTTGAAATGAGCGCCTCCCAGTACGCCAACCCCGCCAACAAGGGCGCCTTCGTCAACAGCCTGGACTTTGTGGTGCTGGCCGCTCTGGAGATCGACACCGGCTTTAACGTCAATGTGCTCACCGGCTCTGACGGCGTGCTCCGCGGCGCGCCCGGCGGACATCCCGATACCGCCGCCGGCAGCAAGTGCTGCATCATCGTCACTCCCCTGGTCCGCGGCCGCATGGCTACCGTCTGTGAGCACGTGGTCACCGTCACCACCCCCGGGGACTGTGTGGACGTGCTGGTCACTGACTACGGCATCGCCGTCAACCCCCTGCGCCCCGACCTCATCGAGTGCCTGGACAAGGCGGGCATCCCCCACGTGACCATCGAAGAGCTGAAGGAGAAGGCCTACTCCCTGGTGGGCCGCCCCGACGATCTGGAGTGGGAGGACAAGGTGGTCGCCATTCTGGAGGCCCGGGATGGTACCATCCTGGACGTGGTGCGCAAGATCAAGCCCTACGACCCCAACAAAGCGGAATAA
- a CDS encoding aldolase/citrate lyase family protein, with translation MIPRPRPERFRLRRTMMFMNAQKPGLIKDAYIYGCDSIMLDLEDAVAENQKDAARFSLYHALKTIDYGDTEVIVRINGLDTPHWQEDIRVCVAGGADGIRIAKCESAQDVKTVEAAVEAAEEEFGVEKGRTLLMAALESPKGILNAYEICSASERMFGVAISGGDFRKCMQTTPQPDGVDMLFARGQMLLAARAAGIQCFDTVFTNLDDQAGFEAEVLQNKAMGFDGKSLINPKQIRFVHQVFAPTEKEIIQAEKIVRAYREQSAAGVGVFTVDGKMIDIAFIPGAERTLRLARACGLYEGDLV, from the coding sequence ATGATTCCTCGTCCCAGACCCGAGCGGTTCCGCCTGCGCCGGACCATGATGTTTATGAACGCCCAGAAGCCCGGCCTTATTAAAGACGCCTACATCTACGGCTGTGACTCCATTATGCTGGACCTGGAGGACGCGGTGGCCGAGAACCAGAAGGACGCCGCCCGCTTCTCCCTGTACCACGCCCTGAAGACTATCGACTATGGCGACACCGAGGTTATCGTCCGCATCAACGGCCTGGATACCCCCCACTGGCAGGAGGATATCCGGGTGTGTGTGGCCGGCGGAGCCGACGGCATCCGCATCGCCAAGTGTGAGAGCGCCCAGGATGTGAAGACCGTGGAGGCCGCGGTGGAGGCCGCCGAGGAGGAGTTCGGTGTCGAGAAGGGCCGCACCCTGCTCATGGCCGCTCTGGAGAGCCCCAAGGGGATTCTGAACGCCTATGAGATCTGCTCCGCTTCGGAGCGTATGTTCGGCGTGGCCATCTCTGGCGGCGACTTCCGCAAGTGCATGCAGACTACCCCCCAGCCCGACGGCGTGGACATGCTCTTCGCCCGGGGACAGATGTTGCTGGCTGCCCGTGCCGCCGGCATCCAGTGCTTTGACACCGTGTTTACCAACCTGGACGACCAGGCGGGCTTTGAGGCCGAGGTCCTGCAGAACAAGGCCATGGGCTTTGACGGCAAGAGCCTCATCAACCCCAAGCAGATCCGCTTTGTCCACCAGGTCTTTGCCCCCACCGAGAAGGAGATTATCCAGGCCGAGAAGATCGTGCGTGCCTACCGGGAGCAGTCTGCTGCCGGCGTGGGCGTATTTACCGTGGACGGCAAGATGATCGACATCGCCTTTATCCCCGGCGCCGAGCGCACCCTGCGTCTGGCCCGGGCCTGTGGACTGTATGAGGGGGATCTGGTATGA
- the citD gene encoding citrate lyase acyl carrier protein, translating to MEILKPAMAGTLESSDAQVTVEPGTDGIQLTLSSSVMNQYGRQIKATVLETLERLGVENAQVTVVDKGALDCTLKARVECAVFRSCGQSQANIPWGGVVQ from the coding sequence ATGGAAATTTTGAAGCCAGCTATGGCCGGTACCCTGGAGTCCAGCGACGCCCAGGTCACCGTGGAACCCGGTACCGACGGCATCCAGCTGACCCTGTCCAGCAGCGTGATGAACCAGTACGGCCGCCAGATCAAGGCCACCGTGCTGGAGACCCTGGAGCGCCTGGGCGTGGAGAACGCCCAGGTCACTGTGGTGGATAAGGGCGCTCTGGACTGCACCCTGAAGGCCCGGGTAGAGTGCGCGGTGTTCCGCAGCTGCGGCCAGTCTCAGGCCAATATTCCCTGGGGAGGTGTGGTGCAATGA
- a CDS encoding CoA pyrophosphatase, with product MELEKLNKLLEVRTPGLMDATGRYAVLVPLVESEQGWQVLYEVRAAKLHRQPGEVCFPGGKIEGTESPETCALRETWEELSIPQNHIRLLGRLDFIAHRANFILYPILGVVDREGLECMKKSPAEVEETFLVPLDHLCSHPPLEYSYKLMPQTGEGFPYDLLGIPRDYKWQPGGENVPVYPWQGRAIWGLTGRITRHLVSLIRESGGEAVHE from the coding sequence ATGGAACTGGAGAAGCTGAACAAGCTGCTGGAGGTGCGCACCCCCGGCCTGATGGATGCCACCGGGCGCTACGCCGTGCTGGTCCCCCTGGTGGAGAGTGAACAGGGGTGGCAGGTCCTCTACGAGGTGCGGGCCGCCAAACTCCATCGCCAGCCGGGGGAGGTGTGCTTCCCCGGAGGAAAGATAGAGGGGACGGAGAGCCCTGAGACCTGCGCCCTGCGGGAGACCTGGGAGGAGCTGTCTATTCCCCAAAATCACATCCGCCTGCTGGGACGGCTGGACTTTATCGCCCACCGGGCCAACTTTATCCTCTATCCCATTTTGGGGGTGGTGGACCGGGAGGGTCTGGAGTGCATGAAGAAAAGCCCCGCCGAGGTGGAGGAGACCTTCCTGGTCCCTCTGGATCACCTGTGCAGCCACCCGCCTCTGGAGTATAGCTACAAGCTGATGCCTCAGACGGGGGAGGGCTTCCCCTATGACCTGCTGGGTATCCCTCGGGACTACAAGTGGCAGCCCGGCGGGGAGAACGTGCCGGTCTACCCCTGGCAGGGAAGAGCTATCTGGGGTCTCACCGGGCGGATCACCCGGCATCTGGTGTCCCTCATCCGGGAGAGCGGGGGAGAGGCGGTCCATGAGTAA
- the citG gene encoding triphosphoribosyl-dephospho-CoA synthase CitG: protein MEHAVTLMEMLGAREARAMRQQQLLEEYQLPVISFCLNIAGPVKNSPVLRRAFREGLERLVCALLAGRLEVVHREEVDQPTGCEALWVVRGDGRAVKELCVELEDRDALGRLFDLDVLDPASGKWDRTQLGQPPRKCLVCGKEGKGCASRRLHTVEELQEATQAILENYFSQKDQQALGALAAKALLYEVCTTPKPGLVDRKNNGSHRDMDVFTFLDSTAALLPYFEEAVRLGMEIRNLPPQETFRRLRQAGAAGERAMFRSTGGVNTHKGAVFTLGTVCAAAGRLWTAVGFSKDLEATLALSGEMSAQAVQEDFEAIRREGAHTTGQRLYLEHGLEGIRGELSRGLPAVAQIGLPTLRRHLAAGDSLEQAGVQALLALMAQVVDTNLIARGGLEGQQWAMEQTKNLPQGRAATQQEAEKLDRALIERNLSPGGCADLLAITYFLEFLSRM, encoded by the coding sequence ATGGAACATGCCGTCACCCTCATGGAGATGCTGGGTGCCCGGGAGGCCCGGGCCATGCGCCAGCAGCAGCTGTTGGAGGAATATCAGCTTCCTGTTATCTCCTTTTGCCTAAACATTGCCGGGCCGGTGAAAAACTCCCCGGTCCTCCGCCGGGCCTTCCGGGAGGGGCTGGAGCGTCTGGTGTGCGCTCTGCTGGCCGGGCGGTTGGAGGTTGTCCATCGGGAAGAGGTGGACCAGCCTACCGGATGTGAGGCCCTGTGGGTGGTACGGGGAGACGGCCGGGCGGTGAAGGAACTGTGTGTGGAGCTGGAGGACCGGGACGCCCTGGGCCGCCTCTTTGACCTGGATGTTCTGGACCCGGCGAGCGGCAAGTGGGACCGTACCCAGCTGGGACAGCCGCCCCGGAAGTGTCTGGTGTGCGGCAAGGAGGGCAAGGGGTGCGCCTCCCGCCGCCTCCATACCGTGGAGGAGCTTCAGGAAGCCACCCAGGCCATCCTGGAGAACTATTTTTCCCAAAAAGACCAGCAGGCCCTGGGTGCTCTGGCGGCCAAGGCCCTGCTCTATGAGGTGTGCACCACCCCAAAGCCCGGTCTGGTGGACCGAAAGAATAACGGCAGCCACCGGGATATGGACGTGTTTACCTTCCTGGACAGTACCGCCGCCCTGCTGCCTTATTTTGAAGAAGCGGTGAGACTGGGGATGGAAATAAGAAATCTTCCGCCCCAGGAGACCTTCCGCCGCCTGCGCCAGGCGGGTGCGGCAGGGGAGCGAGCCATGTTCCGGTCCACTGGGGGGGTGAACACCCACAAGGGAGCGGTGTTTACCCTGGGAACCGTGTGTGCCGCCGCCGGACGGCTGTGGACCGCGGTAGGTTTTTCCAAGGACCTGGAGGCGACTTTAGCCCTGTCTGGAGAGATGAGCGCCCAGGCGGTGCAGGAGGATTTTGAGGCCATCCGCCGGGAGGGAGCCCACACCACAGGTCAGCGGCTCTATCTGGAGCACGGCCTGGAGGGAATCCGTGGAGAGCTGTCCCGGGGATTGCCTGCCGTGGCGCAGATCGGGCTGCCCACCCTGCGCCGTCACCTGGCGGCAGGAGACAGCCTGGAGCAGGCGGGAGTCCAGGCGCTTCTGGCGCTGATGGCTCAGGTGGTGGACACCAATCTCATTGCCCGGGGTGGCCTGGAGGGCCAGCAATGGGCAATGGAGCAAACTAAAAACCTGCCTCAGGGCAGAGCGGCCACCCAGCAGGAGGCAGAGAAACTGGACCGGGCGCTGATCGAGCGCAACCTGTCTCCCGGCGGCTGCGCCGATCTGCTGGCCATTACCTACTTTTTGGAGTTTTTAAGCCGCATGTGA
- a CDS encoding LysR family transcriptional regulator, translating into MNLKQARYIRTIAQEGGVTAAAKKLYISQPSLSQMLRQIEGELGVELFDRTVQPFRPTYAGECYLRAAQAMLSANEILENEIQQIRQEDRGRLRLGISMQRSARLLPQVLPQFIKSFPQVRLELREAGSAMLEQMVLEGEVDLAFASTEGGIPGLAYQLIQRETIGILAAYDTPLAQALPSGTPIQLEQAMDAPFVSLKTGHNVRIVQDRLFQEHGLNPTLFLESDNMEAARQITVNCGCYMLCAHSYTAGQGCFYPLAGYDNQRHFCACYRQGQRLPRYVQTILHLVAQSLAPDGS; encoded by the coding sequence ATGAATCTGAAACAGGCCCGCTACATCCGCACCATCGCCCAGGAGGGGGGCGTGACGGCGGCGGCAAAAAAGCTGTATATCAGCCAGCCCTCTCTCAGCCAGATGCTGCGGCAGATCGAGGGGGAGCTGGGGGTAGAGCTGTTTGACCGCACGGTGCAGCCCTTCCGTCCCACCTACGCCGGGGAGTGCTATCTCCGGGCCGCCCAGGCCATGCTCAGCGCCAACGAGATCCTGGAAAATGAGATACAGCAGATCCGCCAGGAGGATCGAGGACGGCTGCGACTGGGCATCAGCATGCAGCGCTCCGCCCGTCTGCTCCCCCAGGTCCTGCCCCAATTCATCAAATCCTTTCCCCAGGTCCGCCTGGAGCTGCGGGAGGCGGGCAGCGCCATGCTGGAACAGATGGTGCTGGAGGGGGAAGTGGACCTGGCCTTTGCCTCCACGGAAGGCGGCATCCCCGGCCTGGCCTATCAGCTGATCCAGCGGGAGACCATCGGAATTCTGGCCGCTTATGACACCCCTCTGGCCCAGGCTCTGCCATCCGGCACCCCCATCCAGCTGGAGCAGGCCATGGACGCCCCCTTTGTCTCGCTGAAAACCGGCCACAATGTTCGCATCGTCCAGGACCGGCTCTTTCAGGAACACGGCCTGAACCCCACCCTATTTCTGGAGAGCGACAACATGGAGGCTGCCCGGCAGATCACGGTAAATTGCGGGTGCTATATGCTGTGCGCCCACAGCTACACCGCCGGACAGGGTTGCTTCTACCCCTTGGCCGGCTACGACAATCAGCGCCACTTCTGTGCCTGTTACCGGCAGGGACAGCGTCTGCCCCGCTATGTTCAGACGATCCTGCACCTGGTGGCCCAAAGTCTGGCCCCCGACGGCTCCTGA
- a CDS encoding chromate transporter, whose product MKRWKMLTGLLRDFMKFGLFTFGGGWSIVAQMQKRYVEQQGLLTQEELLDLTSVGRSLPGTMIGNVAMLFGYRMAGFLGGLACVVGMVTPPMAVLTVITLFYSAVRHNPWVMAAMMGVRCAVVPIIASALVGMVKGAFRWPPCAVVTAVSFCLYLFLNVNCVWLVIIGAVCGLILSKYMEGKGEETL is encoded by the coding sequence ATGAAGCGGTGGAAGATGCTGACAGGACTGCTGCGGGACTTTATGAAGTTTGGCCTGTTTACCTTTGGCGGAGGGTGGAGCATCGTGGCCCAGATGCAAAAGCGCTATGTGGAGCAGCAGGGCCTGCTGACCCAGGAAGAGTTGCTGGACCTGACCAGTGTGGGGCGCAGTCTGCCCGGCACCATGATCGGCAACGTGGCCATGCTGTTTGGCTACCGGATGGCCGGATTTTTGGGTGGTTTGGCCTGTGTGGTGGGTATGGTGACGCCTCCTATGGCGGTGCTGACGGTCATTACCTTGTTTTATTCCGCAGTGCGCCATAACCCCTGGGTGATGGCGGCCATGATGGGAGTGCGGTGCGCTGTGGTGCCCATCATTGCCAGCGCCCTGGTGGGGATGGTGAAGGGAGCGTTCCGCTGGCCGCCCTGCGCTGTGGTGACGGCGGTGAGTTTCTGCCTGTACCTGTTTCTGAATGTCAACTGCGTATGGCTGGTGATCATCGGTGCGGTGTGCGGCCTGATCCTCAGTAAGTACATGGAGGGGAAGGGGGAAGAAACGCTGTGA